The DNA sequence GTGGAAGTGAAATTAGATTTGATAGAGTACATAACAGAAAAGGAACCAATGATGCAACAAGAAGAAATCTACCAATTACTCTTTCATTCACCAATACAACACCAACATGGAATTTTATTTCCTACTTTCTACAGAACACTAAGCAGCGCCTACTTTATAAAGGTAAGGTAACTATCAAACCAAAGATGAAATACAAGTGACAAAGGACacaaagaatataaaaaaattataaaaaaaaaactaaaaaaaaaaaaacgaaactgACACCTGCATAAACAATTAGACTGCCTGCACTAATTGAGTTGGCAAAGGTGGTTCATCAACTCCATATTGTTTCTCCAGAGATCAGGAATTGATTTGAGAACTTCCAGCCACATTCGGATGCAGGACATGCTTTGAGAAGTATACAGAAGCCCACATGCCAAAGTATCATTGCATTTGATGTGCAGGTGGGGGGAGGACGTGGTTTACGAGCTCTTCATTTACTTTCACTGGAAGTGGTGGCATCTGCTTCATTACATCTGGCATGTCATTCAAGCTGTACAGAAATTTGCCAAAAAATGGATAAATTTAATATGCACATGTGATAGCAGAAGTTTAAACAGCATTCTCATAATAGTGAAGTATGCTCTATTACAGACCTCCTTTTCATGTTCACATAATGGGATCACAGACAGCAAGACAAGTACATATATAGATACCAATGCAATTGCATCTGTAATTGCTCGAGACGGTACTTCTAGGAATATACAGATAAAACAAGCAACTCCAAATGGCTATGCAACTATGACAAAAATGGAATGAAGTTCATATCAGTAACATTCAAAAACTTCACATTATAGACTGAAACAAATTGTAAATTGCATAAGAAATACTAATAAGATGGAATCATTTTCAACTGTACAATTGTTTCAACGTGATCGCAATTGGttcaaaacacacaaaaaagaaacatgCTATTGATGAGCTCATTAAAGAAGTTGAGGTGATATTGGTAAATGCCAACTGGAAAAGGCCAATCTGATATGAGCCTGTGCAGTCAGCAAATGTAGTCAGCAACTGGCTGTATGACAAGATTATAATCATATGAAGTCATGTTTAGGCAAGTAGATTTGCTCATTCACTTTTCTACATCATCTAGACAtgaccaaagaaaaagaatgtaCCCACAAATGACATTTTACTTGGTTCTCCTGTTAATGGCCTATTAATTTAAGACCGAATGTATTATACAGATGAGAGAATTAAGGGAAAATTTCCAGcaaacattaacaagttaaatcaTCAATGATTGTTCTTACGACAGTTAAGTGTACACAtgcaaaaggagaaaaaaaaaaccaaaaaaacaacagcagcagcagcaaagcATATCCATATtgcgggaaaaaaaaaaaacatatgtcAACTGTCAAGTGATATTACTTGCATTTAAAATGGACTAAAGAAAAGGAGGCAAGGGTTACTGCATACTCATTCATTATTTTGAGGATGTTATCTCGAGCCTGGCAGAAGAGGTTGATGTTCTCCTGTATCTAAAAAGACAAGGAAAAGAACTCATTCAATTTAAAGGTAGCAAGATTATGCGGATATGGATCCTTTTCTGGATAAATTACACTGCAACTTTGGCTTTTAATTGTTCATTACtactattactattattatgGTTTTCACTAAATAAGTTGTTTATAAACACCAAGCAAAACAGAAAGGACAGATGATCAATACACGGAACAATGCTTACCTATCAGTCACAAAATTCTAGCTTTAATTAAAAGTTCATTCTTCTTACGCATCCAGAGTTTAAGTTACATGTCATAGCTTTTTGAAGAGAAAATATGTGAAATGATCCTCCAACTCATCGACCAGAGCATTGAGCCATCTACTGGAAAAATTGCAGCATATGATCCGATCTATATATGTCATATTTGAAGGACTAGAACAAAATTTGAAGGACAAAATTGAAAACCTTCACATTACCTAAATGAGAAACACTTGGAACAATTACTTGATTTTTGGTTGGTTATCTAGATATCCATCCTTAAgaaatgaatgttaataaataGCATATGCAAGACCACAACTTGATTTTGAGCTTCCTAACATGTTAAATTAATAGCTAAAACGATGAGAAGaacattaaaaaataaaaaataaaaaaataaaaacatgatgATTAGATCTACCTGGAAAGCTTGAAGATTGGTAGAAATTTGATTCAAGGCTTGTGCATTCTGCTCCAAAAGCTCGCCTGTAACCCCACCAATAGCTGCAAACAGAGTAACCAATTCTAAACAAACCATTACGAGCAAATGACGCTCTATAATTGAACCCTGACAAATATTCTAATTGCTGGGGCACAAGTTGAATTAATATAGGTTTTAATCACTAAACTGTCATTTTAATAACTTCTATCGAACCATTCTGGTAGGAAATTTATGTTATACATACAAACAACCAGCTAAGACATACGACTGAGGCCATGTCACTATGTTTATGATATAAGATGTCCATATCTTCATAACTGCATATTTTGTTTCTGGAGGGCTTGTAAGGACTTCCCCAGACTATATTTCATATGTTATCTGAATAATATTATGAGGTCTGATAACCCAGGTTTTACCTGCCTGCAAATATAACAAATTTAAGAACCATAACAAATTTAAGAACCATGGTTCTGATTCCCTCCAAAGTCTAATAGATCACAAATTTAATGATGGTCTGCATGACTTTGGTTCTGATTTGGTAGACAAGTTTTCTACACCTACAAACTATAGGAATACAGCTTCAGCCAATAAGAAAAATATTCTGATCGATGGATATTTAACTTTGGTGCCAATAAGGAGCAATATTCCTAATTTAAGTTGATGAAAGCCTATTGTTGTGCCTATATAACGAGGTGCAGGGCTCCTTGTATGAGCAGCAAGCAAAAGGAGAGGGTGAGGGAGAATATAGCGGCTCAGAAAAGCAGCTCGCACTTGCTGGCAAGGATACCACAGCTTTAGGAGAGTGAGGGAATTTCATTTCAATGAGTGAGGAACTACGTCTATCTGATTTTCTTagttgctttgtttttttttttttttttttttttcctattctaAGCAATCACAACAGGATGAATACCAGTGTTGAGATTCAGACTAACTACAGAACCATTGTCCAGTcattatatccttgtggatCCAAAAGAGCTTTGGACAATCCAAATTCTTGTGTTGCCTTGGTGTTGTTTGTAGAAAAAGATGGTTTATGCATATGGTCCAGTAGTATAAGTGAAAGGAAAAATGTAAATATTTAGGCAGCTTGAATCCCACATTGAAACTCATAAGAGAGAGGGACCTCCCAAAGCTTATATAGGGAGTCCCTCACCTCATTAGAATTCATGCCGGTAAGACCATTAGCTCAGGCCTTTAAATTTGGACCTCGCTCGTAAATGTAAGCACTTACATGGTGCAGGGCTTCTCCGGGCTAAAAGACTGTCATTTCAACAACCACACAATGGATTTTAGCAATCCAAACCGTTCATCTTTTAGATTCCACATTGATAAATCAGTCATGTTGAAACCGTTTGGTCATCCAAAATGGTGAAATAATAAAGTCTTATTATTTCAGTTTAATCGATGGCCTATAGAGTTCGCCATTTTGGATAACCAAACAGTTTCCAACATTTAGCTATAGAGTTCTCTAGTTTTTCCAAGGGTTCCTGTCTCCTGCATTGGATTGCTTATGTTGTTCCTTTTAATGAAAGAGTGTCTCctacccaaaaaacaaaattaagttTCTCAAATGATATTTGACTAACAAGGGCTATATTGACATTACTGACAACATTTATCCTTTAGTCAAATATCCGCTGAGAAACTTAACTGACATTACGCTCATAAACACAGGTTGTGAAAGATAAGCATGATAACATTCCATGCACATTAAAACCATGGTAACATTAAAGGCAGATATATCACTTGCATGAAACAAATCTATATACCTATATATCACTTTTACAAGAATTTAGTAAAAGTTCTTATATGCAAAGAAGTTAGTAAAACCATGCATGCAAAGTGTAGGAGTGTGTATAGATTGAGCAAACTACGTGGATTCATATCTTGTATGATTTAAGCGCATACACATACACATGCTGCACTTTGGTCAAAAACCTGATCAGAGAACTTCCAGAACTATATAACCTCACCTTTGTATGAGATGCCATCATCATTGTCCATAGATATTATCGGAGGAGTATAGGGAGCAACACTGGGTCGGTTTGTAAAGTGTGATGGCTTTGCTGAAGTATCGACTACTCTTTCCTGTACAATACCATTACAGATTAGAGGCTACAACATCACTTATACAGGCCTGTTTTGACAAACAATGAATAGTAGGAATACATCAAAGACTTCTTGTTTCCCAGTAGGGGAAAGAGGACAGAACTGAATCATGACTTCGACCACAAAAGAGAACTCTGCATAGTATTTGAATGTAATGCAGGGTTTCCCAAAACACTTCTAAACGCATCATATCAGCAAACTGAGAACCAGAACACTAGGAGGGAATTTCATCATGCTATTTCATGAAATCCAAAATGTGTTTCTCTAATAAATTCAGCCCAGGATTCACACTAGCTGTAGTGGTGTAATTTTATTTGCAGTTGAATCGTTTGTCTTTAGATACTGGATGTGAATTGCTCGTCCACTAGGTTGTATCTTTTATGCAAGATAATAAAACCTTTTTTCTCTTTGAAgaagggtaaaaaaaaaaaacgaacaaAATATTTCTAAAACTTTGCTTAGTGATATATAAATCAATGTTTCAAAACATGATGACATGAGACAAGGCGCTTTGCCTAAGCCTTATGTCGTTGAGGCGTAAAGCTTTTTCCACTGCATTTAGATTATAGCTTAAAGACAATAATGATCATATTATTTCACCAGAAAACTTAGAAAACCTATAGAGACCAATAACATTGTCCAATTTAAGTAGAAAACACTTAAGACAATAAGATGCATATAAATCAAATACAAGAGAATGTGTTACTCAGCCACTAAAAAGTTGAGGTCCTACAAGAAGTTCTACTCTCAGATGGAGTTCTACATGGATTTGTAAACTATAAAGCATATAAAATATATTGTATAAAATAttgtaataaaaatataaaaataaataaaaaagaaatttagCGTCCAAAGCATTTATGTGAGACGAATGCTAACCAGAGGCACATGTGATTTGCCAATGCCCCGAAGCGTGAAATTTAAGACACTGATATAAATTGGTACACATCATATATGACTTCGTTCCTTTATAAAATTAAGTTCAATTATACGTATCTTTAACAACTGCAttttacaaaagaaaatttataaCATTTCCTATAAATTACAACAGTGTGTCATGTTATCATCCTTTCAGTTACTTATATAATGCGCATACAGATTAAAAATTTACTTTTACTGTCAAAAAGTTTGGCACTATTCAATACCATTCCTACACCGCAAAGCTAAAACATCAAATTTCACAGACTCTTGAAGAGATAGATAGATATACTTCCATGGTAATCATCCCCTCCAGAGAGATACATGTAACAGTCGATCCCTAGAATAATAAAAAGTGCTTTCTAAGATTAAAAGATGAGTGATGCATGTATTAACTTGTGTTCAAATCAAGTGGCATGGATGGGTATGGTGTGGTTAGCATCCCAAGTTCAAATCTCCATGTAAGCCaaaagaagggaaaagaaagaaaccaacATACCTTTTTGTCTTTGCTTTTCCTTGCTAAATTATGTTCTTCCTTCCTTCTCTTGCTGTTCTCCTTTTTCTGGAAAAGAAAGGAACCCgttaaaaaatcaaaaatcagcTTCAAAGATAATAGACTATTTCAAAAAGAGATACTACTTTTAGTTCTATGCTAATGTATTACATTTTTTGTAGCTTTTCTACACCTTCAATCTCCAAAATCCATATGCTTTTCAAAAAAGGTATACTCGGGACCATTCTGTTGCGAAATAGTATGAGCATCAAGCTGTCAATATCCTAATTGATTCAGAACTAGGTAGCAGACTTCCATTTTAAGTCATAGCAATGATGAACCAGCGTAAACATTCTTTAAACTAAACcaaaataagaaattaaattaTCCAGTATCATTCCTGGAACAACCCACCAGCATTTTGGGTTTCCAACACTAAACTACATCACGTAGTTAGTAACAAAGTTCTTGAGTTTAGTACGGACAATTATGTTCTCCACATTGCAGTCAATTGATTATAAACTGTGTTGTCAAAGAGGAGCAAATATATATGAACCTTGGAAATGATAATTTTGAAACTACAATGTCAATAATTGCAAACGTTAAATTTTCTTAAAATTTGGAAAACTAACTCTACAAGAATATGTGCAGTTCAACATGTCCGGCAGCACAAGACATAGTTCTTTTGCTGGTCTTATTACCAGAGTTATACCGAACAAATGCAGTTGGTTGTACTCATCCTATTCTTGAAATTAACAACTCCCACACACTCCCTTAACAAATAAGACCACAGATAGATAGTACCACTGGATCGTTTAATAAGATGAGTAAACTAGATATTTTCAAACCAAACTTACAACAATCCCTGGGGAAAAGACATAACTTGATGTACCCGAATGCCTAATCTAGCATTTTACAGACTACCGATGTTGTAATTGTCCACATTCAAATATAGGCGGTCCAAATTCTTAACAAATAATGACTACACTATTCAAGTATTATAAATattcccaaaaacaaaacagaaaaaaacaacaaccaaaaaaaaaaaaaagaacacagCTTACAGTCATCCATCTGCAACGCAATGCCACATCTCGAACCGTCTTATTCTGTAGCTGCATAGCTATCTTTGCATACCGGATTATGTTAGCTTCTGTTGCATAACTGAAAGTAGATATCCAGAACACatcaaagaaagaacaaaattaGTTAAAACGTGTATAGGCagaaaaaaggggaaaaaatacaaaacaaaaggaAGCAGAAGAACGTAGATGTTAAAATACATAGTTCAGCAGAATTAATTGTCAAATGATAAGAAGGGTATTTAGTACATTAACAGCCATAAGGGGATAAATTTCAGTATCAATAAAATCAATGGTGAAATCTAAAATTAAAACTGGGAAATTTCAATAAATGTTTGAAAAGTAACTGCAAAAAAGCAAAAAGatcagacaaaagaaaaatgtaagGAGTGCAACATGCACATATGACAAGCATATGGCATAGCGGGACTATGCCGCTGACTTTTCTCCGCTTTTAGAAATTCTTCAGTTTCTTAACCATAGCATTCTGCACGCAATGGGTTATGAAAACAAATAAAGTGATGCACCTTgctctttcctttgtttattTAAATTTTCTGATTGTTGTAAGCTACTGTCAAACAAATACCAATTTCTCAGTAAGATACTCCTTTCATACTATTCTGTGGAATCTTACGAAGTTTTATTCATTTGTTAGTGTTTCTGATATCTCTTTCTAAACCACTGAAAGTATTATTCAGTGAATGATGTAGGGAATTGAAATCATAGAAGCTACAGCGGAAAAGCATCATGCAAGTTTAATTACCTATCATGTTTCTGATTCTTCTATAAATGGTCCTTCGCAAATATTTTGACCACAATGGTCATGAGAATCGAAACCAAGAAATTGCAGTTCTAACTACAAAAAGAAATATACCACAAGTTCTCAGAAACATATGCAACGCTTTTTGGGTCCAAACTCATAAGttaggaagaaaaaaaacataaataaataaaggtttAATCAGTTTTTATGTATGTGAAGATGCAGGATCTCACTTTCTTCCCCATCCTTGAACAGAATATACCAATGAGGATTAAGATAGTGAAAAGGCCTTTGTTTTTGAATATTGTTGCAAGTATTTACTTTCCCATGAGCCACCAACCAAGCGAGAATAAGAACCTTACGAGGAAATTTTGTTTTCCAGATTTAATCAGCTAGACCAAACTCAGAAAAATCAGGGATATTGCAAAGATAAGTTCTGTAAGACTTGCGTGAAAAGGACCCATCCCTTTCTAAAATCCAGCCTCTACAATCTCCCCTTGTAGAATAAAAATGAACACCATCCAGCTTTATAGACAGAGAGCAGCAAACTCAATTGTCTCCAAATCATTTAGATTTCTATTAAAGCCAAGTTTACAATTATAGGTGAATTCAaaaacatcagcaaaaccagcAACCCTCTGATTTTGCTTTGCAGGCAAATCCAGTGATTTGGGTTTGTTTgtaaaagaagaagcaaagacCAATGCAAACAAGAGCATGGAATCAACAAAGTCTAATCAAGGAAAAACAAGCATAGCAGCATAAATATGCGTATAGTGTGGCTTTGATCTCGGGAGGACTACAATGTTATAGGGTCAATaggtccaaaaccctagaaacgcCAACGCTCTAGCAACGAGACAACCAGCTTCCCCTTTTCCCTATCACATATCTTACTGAAACCTCCCTGATAATAGGGAAAAACTCAACTACCAAGCATGGATTATAGTTGCCAATATTTAACCTGAATTTATTGCAAGCTACTCTACTGGCTTCACATCCACTAAAAATCATGAATCCCGTCACCAAATAACCATAACTTTTCAtagttaaaataaataaagtagtAATAATTAAAACAGGAGAGCTGATAAAAAAATCTCCAATCGGATAAAACTCAAGACGATATAAGATTcaacaaaaccctaaattgaaaacTCACTTGGCGAGCCCATCATCAAGAATGGCCTGCTCCTCTGCGGTCCAATCCATAGAAATACCCGGGTTGTGCTTCATGGCCATGGTCTCGGGTGCCGACACGGGAGTGGAGTTTCCGTTAGTCGGGTTGGTGCCGTTGAAAGACGACGAGGCATGGCTCGGTTCTTGATGGTTCCCAGAAGGGTTGGCCATAAATAAACACCAAAATTCAGAAAAGGAATTCGAAAATTCGATTCAGACCCAACTCCACTTCTTAGGATATTGAAATTCAGTCGTTAGTTCCCGCCAATTTCGCTGTCCCGTCACGAAACATCCAGACCCAGATAGAATATAAGAgagagtcaaaaaaaaaaaaaaaaaaccaaaccaaaacaaaacagagattggatgagagagagagagagagagaccgagcCAATTGTTTATGAGACTCAATGGAGCTCTCCTACGCAAACTCAACcactgaaattgaaaagggGGAGAGATGTACGGAATTCTAACGGGGGAGGGTTTTGACGCTTCAAGGCTTCGTGTACTGGGAATGggatttatttatattttatatatctATCCACTAAAAGCTTTTATGGTTCGAGTCATGGCCGTCCTTTCCTTTAAAGTTGCTATTTCCATCCCTCTTCCGCCAACTTGTTGCACCGCATTTCCATCGAATGAGAAATTTTTTaggcagaaatatcactttggtcatcgaattatggctcgctcgacactttggtcatccaacttttaaaaacttcattttggtcatcgaactatatcatcgcatatcactttggtcattccgtttgttttttctgttaactccaagggtattttggagatttaaatcaatatttttcttcctctatattccctcactttgaatcattctctgactcgattatttttctctgttgtatgctttgattactgatgatgaatgcatgaataaaaggagcgaaaagttggcaaaattggattaagttttatgtttaggcggggaaaattggattaagttataaaaatggtgggtaaaacatttcatctccaaaatacccttggaattaacagagaaaacggagaaaattgactgaatgaccaaagtgatatacggtgttatagttcgatgaccaaaatgaagtttttaaaagttggatgaccaaagtgtcgaacgagccatagttcgatgaccaaagtgatatttctttTTGACAGATTTatcattaaaaaattaaaaaaatttgagaataaaattaaatcataagaataaatatgacaattattaaatattttttattaagaaaataaaaaataaatgattcCAGAACTCCCACTTTTTTtatctctgcaataactaccactcaatctatttcttctgcaataactaccaacttttttttttttttttaggaatgcTAGCAATCTTTCTCTTTCTACCTTCCCCACTTATCATGTGTCATGTGAATTCATTTATGATTACAATCTATGTATTTACTACCTTGAAAAAACAACTAATTTCATTCCATGTTTTACCCTTATTTATGTTTGACCTTATTAAATGCTCTCtattaatatgaaaaaaaaaaaaaaaaactcttggctcttttgtttttctaatttttttaactttttttcatttcttatattttcctaagtttttcaataaaaaattttcttt is a window from the Rosa chinensis cultivar Old Blush chromosome 2, RchiOBHm-V2, whole genome shotgun sequence genome containing:
- the LOC112189033 gene encoding uncharacterized protein LOC112189033 isoform X2, whose product is MANPSGNHQEPSHASSSFNGTNPTNGNSTPVSAPETMAMKHNPGISMDWTAEEQAILDDGLANYATEANIIRYAKIAMQLQNKTVRDVALRCRWMTKKENSKRRKEEHNLARKSKDKKERVVDTSAKPSHFTNRPSVAPYTPPIISMDNDDGISYKAIGGVTGELLEQNAQALNQISTNLQAFQIQENINLFCQARDNILKIMNDLNDMPDVMKQMPPLPVKVNEELVNHVLPPPAHQMQ
- the LOC112189033 gene encoding uncharacterized protein LOC112189033 isoform X3; translation: MANPSGNHQEPSHASSSFNGTNPTNGNSTPVSAPETMAMKHNPGISMDWTAEEQAILDDGLANYATEANIIRYAKIAMQLQNKTVRDVALRCRWMTKKENSKRRKEEHNLARKSKDKKERVVDTSAKPSHFTNRPSVAPYTPPIISMDNDDGISYKAIGGVTGELLEQNAQALNQISTNLQAFQLE
- the LOC112189033 gene encoding uncharacterized protein LOC112189033 isoform X1, whose translation is MANPSGNHQEPSHASSSFNGTNPTNGNSTPVSAPETMAMKHNPGISMDWTAEEQAILDDGLANYATEANIIRYAKIAMQLQNKTVRDVALRCRWMTKKENSKRRKEEHNLARKSKDKKERVVDTSAKPSHFTNRPSVAPYTPPIISMDNDDGISYKAIGGVTGELLEQNAQALNQISTNLQAFQIQENINLFCQARDNILKIMNDCIAIWSCLFYLYIPRSTVSSNYRCNCIGIYICTCLAVCDPIM